From the genome of Streptomyces sp. NBC_01116, one region includes:
- a CDS encoding DUF397 domain-containing protein, whose translation MNHIYNGMPAGDLGSEGWYKPWSGGNGGNCIEAMKLADGRVAVRQSADPDGPALIYSNGEIAAFIQGAKAGQADFLLT comes from the coding sequence ATGAACCACATATACAACGGCATGCCCGCCGGTGACCTCGGCTCCGAAGGCTGGTACAAGCCGTGGAGCGGCGGGAACGGCGGCAACTGCATCGAGGCCATGAAGCTCGCCGACGGCCGGGTCGCCGTACGCCAGTCCGCCGACCCGGACGGCCCCGCCCTCATCTACTCCAACGGCGAGATCGCCGCCTTCATCCAGGGCGCCAAGGCCGGCCAGGCCGACTTCCTGCTCACCTGA
- a CDS encoding ATP-binding protein codes for MAPGSALIPRLMDLSPGTETLRYCFALPAHPESVAGARELTRARLDSWELGRDACDAAVLIVSELVTNAVVHTASTRVVCELSRIGGRLRIAVQDQGHQPGGPRLRRSSDDEHGRGLLLVDAMSSAWGSHDAQNASGRIVWAELPHDAEQLPGTEQPC; via the coding sequence GTGGCACCTGGCAGTGCGCTCATCCCCCGGCTCATGGACCTCAGCCCCGGGACGGAGACGCTCCGTTACTGCTTCGCGCTGCCGGCGCACCCCGAGTCGGTGGCCGGTGCGCGGGAGCTGACGCGAGCGCGGCTCGACAGCTGGGAGCTGGGCCGCGACGCCTGTGACGCGGCCGTCCTCATCGTCTCCGAGCTGGTGACCAACGCCGTCGTGCACACCGCGAGCACCCGGGTGGTGTGCGAGCTGAGCCGGATCGGCGGACGACTGCGGATAGCCGTGCAGGACCAGGGGCACCAGCCCGGCGGCCCGCGGCTGCGCCGCTCGTCCGACGACGAGCACGGCCGCGGTCTGCTCCTCGTCGACGCGATGAGCAGTGCCTGGGGTTCGCACGACGCCCAGAACGCCTCCGGGCGGATCGTCTGGGCGGAGCTGCCGCACGACGCGGAGCAGCTGCCCGGCACGGAGCAGCCATGCTGA
- a CDS encoding ATP/GTP-binding protein: MDFRSSDTITGPRSEDVLPTTATAAVKVVIVGGFGVGKTTMVGSVSEIRPLTTEETMTQAGVGVDDNAGVETKTATTVAMDFGRISLSEELILYLFGTPGQERFWFLWNGLFEGALGAVVLIDTRRLEVSFDVIGRLEERGVPFVVAVNTFPDAPHHPVENLRRALDLPDEVPMVDCDARLRVSSRDVLMTLMRYLHSLAVPLA; the protein is encoded by the coding sequence ATGGACTTCAGAAGCTCTGACACGATCACCGGACCTCGCAGCGAGGACGTCCTCCCCACCACGGCCACCGCCGCGGTGAAGGTCGTGATCGTCGGCGGGTTCGGCGTCGGCAAGACGACCATGGTCGGCTCGGTGAGCGAGATCCGGCCGCTGACGACCGAAGAGACCATGACCCAGGCCGGTGTCGGCGTGGACGACAACGCCGGGGTGGAGACGAAGACCGCCACCACGGTCGCCATGGACTTCGGACGGATCAGCCTCAGCGAGGAACTGATCCTCTACCTGTTCGGCACCCCGGGCCAGGAACGCTTCTGGTTCCTCTGGAACGGCCTCTTCGAGGGCGCCCTCGGCGCGGTCGTCCTCATCGACACCAGACGCCTCGAAGTCAGCTTCGACGTCATCGGCCGGCTGGAGGAGCGCGGAGTGCCGTTCGTGGTGGCCGTGAACACCTTCCCCGACGCGCCGCACCATCCGGTCGAGAACCTGCGCAGAGCCCTCGACCTGCCGGACGAGGTCCCGATGGTCGACTGCGACGCCCGGCTGCGGGTCTCCAGCCGCGATGTGCTGATGACCCTGATGCGCTATCTGCACAGCCTGGCCGTCCCGCTCGCCTGA
- a CDS encoding SAM-dependent methyltransferase gives MTGQEPHSIEIDTSKPHPARMYDWFLGGKDNYPVDEQMARQLLAVDARGRDMARVNRAFMHRATRWLAENGVHQFLDIGTGIPTEPNLHQIAQRAAPDARVVYCDNDPIVLAHAAALLRSTPEGATEYIQADARKPEAILAEAAEVLDFDEPIALSLLALLHFIDDEDGAGDLVDKLVDQLPSGSYLVLSHTTGDFNPEGAAQARAMYKARGMTLRPRSRAELTAFFDGLDLVEPGVSLSADWHPELGEVIDVPGDEPIPGYAGVARKP, from the coding sequence ATGACCGGGCAAGAACCCCACTCCATCGAGATCGACACCAGCAAGCCGCATCCGGCCCGGATGTACGACTGGTTCCTCGGCGGCAAGGACAACTACCCGGTCGACGAACAGATGGCGCGACAGCTGCTCGCCGTGGACGCGCGGGGCCGCGACATGGCGCGGGTCAACCGGGCGTTCATGCACCGGGCCACCCGCTGGCTCGCCGAGAACGGCGTGCACCAGTTCCTGGACATCGGCACCGGCATACCCACCGAGCCGAACCTCCACCAGATCGCCCAGCGGGCCGCCCCCGACGCGCGCGTCGTCTACTGCGACAACGACCCGATCGTGCTCGCCCACGCGGCGGCGCTGCTGCGCTCCACGCCCGAGGGCGCCACCGAGTACATCCAGGCGGACGCCCGCAAGCCGGAGGCCATCCTGGCCGAGGCCGCGGAGGTCCTGGACTTCGACGAGCCGATCGCCCTGTCGCTGCTGGCCCTGCTGCACTTCATCGACGACGAGGACGGCGCCGGCGACCTGGTCGACAAGCTGGTCGACCAGCTCCCCTCCGGCAGCTATCTGGTGCTCTCGCACACCACCGGCGACTTCAACCCGGAGGGCGCCGCGCAGGCACGGGCCATGTACAAGGCGCGCGGGATGACACTGCGTCCCCGCAGCCGCGCCGAACTGACGGCGTTCTTCGACGGTCTCGACCTGGTCGAGCCCGGCGTCTCGCTCTCCGCCGACTGGCACCCGGAGCTCGGCGAGGTCATCGACGTCCCGGGCGACGAGCCGATCCCCGGATACGCCGGAGTGGCCCGCAAACCCTGA
- a CDS encoding DUF742 domain-containing protein, protein MSGPRRERRKADPDLHDPERLYVITGDLDDSERSALDLVTMVVAQAEPSPTFQPEQAAILRLCQAPLSVAEISAYLSLPFSVVTSLLSDLLATELIESRAPIVRATLPDRSLLEAVMHGLQKL, encoded by the coding sequence ATGAGTGGTCCTCGACGAGAACGCCGCAAGGCCGATCCGGACCTGCACGACCCGGAACGGCTGTACGTGATCACCGGCGATCTCGACGACAGCGAACGGTCCGCGCTCGACCTGGTCACGATGGTCGTCGCGCAGGCGGAGCCCTCGCCGACCTTCCAGCCCGAGCAGGCGGCCATCCTGCGGCTCTGCCAGGCGCCGCTGTCCGTCGCCGAGATCTCGGCCTACCTCAGCCTGCCGTTCAGCGTGGTCACCTCGCTCCTGAGCGATCTCCTCGCGACCGAACTCATCGAGTCGCGTGCGCCGATCGTCCGCGCCACGCTCCCCGACAGGTCCCTTCTCGAAGCGGTGATGCATGGACTTCAGAAGCTCTGA
- a CDS encoding helix-turn-helix domain-containing protein, whose protein sequence is MSEPRSAPTVGQVVLGKRLQDLRERVGLTRDQAAKVLRVAPATIRRMETAEVGLKIPYVQLLLKAYGIADQEADAFVDLAEEANKPGWWQRFHDVLPDWFSMYVSLEGAASLLRMYEPHFVPGLLQTEDYARSVMRTGAVGQTRPEDIERHVALRMERQSLLAKDDAPRLWVIMDETVLRRPVGSAHVMRGQIDKLLASTELPHVTLQIAEFATGHHPGTYGPFVLFRFAVPELPDMVYSEYLTGAVYFDARPEVASYLEVMDRMAAQAATAQRTKEILRDFRKEL, encoded by the coding sequence GTGAGCGAACCGCGGTCCGCCCCGACCGTGGGCCAGGTCGTTCTCGGCAAGCGCCTGCAGGATCTGCGCGAGCGTGTCGGCCTGACCCGTGACCAGGCGGCGAAGGTGCTGCGGGTCGCACCGGCGACGATACGCAGAATGGAAACGGCCGAGGTCGGGCTGAAGATCCCCTACGTCCAGCTGCTGCTGAAGGCGTACGGCATCGCCGACCAGGAGGCCGACGCCTTCGTCGACCTGGCGGAGGAGGCGAACAAACCGGGCTGGTGGCAGCGTTTCCACGACGTCCTGCCCGACTGGTTCAGCATGTACGTCAGCCTGGAGGGCGCGGCGAGCCTGCTGCGCATGTACGAGCCGCACTTCGTGCCCGGGCTCCTCCAGACCGAGGACTACGCACGTTCCGTGATGCGGACCGGAGCGGTCGGCCAGACCCGGCCGGAGGACATCGAGCGCCATGTGGCGCTGCGGATGGAGCGCCAGTCCCTGCTGGCCAAGGACGACGCCCCCAGACTATGGGTGATCATGGACGAGACCGTCCTGCGGCGGCCCGTCGGCAGCGCCCACGTGATGCGCGGGCAGATCGACAAGCTGCTCGCATCCACGGAGCTGCCCCACGTCACCCTGCAGATCGCGGAGTTCGCCACCGGCCACCACCCGGGAACCTACGGACCGTTCGTCCTCTTCCGGTTCGCCGTCCCCGAACTGCCCGACATGGTCTACAGCGAGTACCTGACCGGAGCCGTCTACTTCGACGCCCGCCCCGAGGTGGCCTCCTATCTCGAAGTCATGGACCGCATGGCGGCTCAGGCCGCGACTGCACAACGCACGAAGGAAATCCTCCGGGACTTCCGCAAGGAGCTGTGA
- a CDS encoding YchJ family protein — protein sequence MSRRTSRPRGPAAARITPASPCPCGLPAAYGECCGRFHSGSAAAPTCEALMRSRYAAFVVQDAAYLLRTWHPGTRPPGVDFDPAMRWTGLDILETTEGSAFHSTGTVTFRAHYTDDGRPDSLHEKSRFVRHEGAWVYTTAVFVD from the coding sequence ATGTCACGACGCACCTCCCGGCCGCGGGGGCCCGCCGCCGCGCGGATCACCCCCGCCTCCCCGTGCCCCTGCGGCCTGCCCGCCGCCTACGGCGAGTGCTGCGGCCGCTTCCACTCCGGCAGCGCCGCCGCACCGACCTGCGAGGCGCTGATGCGCTCCCGGTACGCGGCCTTCGTCGTCCAGGACGCGGCGTACCTGCTGCGCACCTGGCACCCCGGGACCCGGCCGCCCGGCGTCGACTTCGACCCCGCGATGCGCTGGACGGGGCTGGACATCCTGGAGACCACCGAGGGCAGCGCCTTCCACTCCACCGGAACGGTCACCTTCCGCGCCCACTACACCGACGACGGCCGCCCCGACTCCCTCCACGAGAAGAGCCGCTTCGTCCGGCACGAGGGCGCCTGGGTCTACACGACGGCGGTCTTCGTCGACTGA
- a CDS encoding 6-phospho-beta-glucosidase, protein MKLTILGGGGFRVPLVYGALLGDHAEGRVSRVTLYDTDADRLTAVARVLAEQGRDIADAPAVVATTELDEALRGADFVFSAIRVGGLAGRAADERVALDEGVLGQETVGAGGIAYGLRTVPVALDLARRVARLAPHAWVINFTNPAGLVTEAMSRHLGDRVIGICDSPVGLGRRIARVLGADPDRAWIDYAGLNHLGWVRGLYVDGRDELPRLLTDPKLLESFEEGRLFGAELLRSLGAIPNEYLHYYYFNREAVRAYQEAEQTRGAFLRDQQEGFYARMREPGTPALATWDRTRAEREATYMAENREVAGAGEREESDLESGGYEQVALALMRAVARNERTSLILNVRNRTTLSALDADAVVEVPCLVDANGAHPVAVSPLPNHAVGLVTAVKAVERAVLEAAESGSRAAAVQAFALHPLVDSVAVARRLLDRYAEVHPGLAYLGRP, encoded by the coding sequence GTGAAGCTGACAATTCTTGGCGGTGGCGGATTCCGGGTGCCTCTCGTGTACGGGGCCCTCCTCGGCGATCACGCCGAGGGCCGCGTCTCCCGGGTCACGCTGTACGACACCGACGCGGACCGGCTCACCGCCGTCGCCCGCGTCCTCGCGGAACAGGGGCGGGACATCGCGGACGCCCCCGCCGTCGTCGCCACCACGGAACTCGACGAGGCGTTGCGCGGCGCCGACTTCGTCTTCTCCGCCATCCGGGTCGGCGGCCTGGCCGGACGCGCGGCCGACGAACGGGTGGCCCTCGACGAGGGCGTCCTCGGCCAGGAGACCGTCGGCGCAGGCGGCATCGCGTACGGGCTGCGCACCGTCCCCGTCGCCCTCGACCTCGCCCGCCGCGTCGCCCGGCTCGCCCCGCACGCCTGGGTCATCAACTTCACCAACCCGGCGGGCCTCGTCACCGAGGCGATGTCCCGGCACCTGGGCGACCGGGTCATCGGGATCTGCGACTCGCCGGTCGGGCTGGGACGCCGCATCGCTCGCGTCCTGGGCGCCGACCCGGACCGGGCCTGGATCGACTACGCCGGGCTCAACCACCTCGGGTGGGTGCGGGGGCTGTACGTGGACGGGCGGGACGAGCTGCCCCGGCTGCTCACCGACCCGAAGCTCCTCGAATCCTTCGAGGAGGGCCGCCTCTTCGGCGCGGAGCTGCTCCGGTCGCTGGGCGCGATCCCCAACGAATACCTGCACTACTACTACTTCAACCGTGAGGCCGTACGCGCCTACCAGGAGGCCGAACAGACCCGGGGCGCCTTTCTCCGGGACCAGCAGGAGGGCTTCTACGCCCGTATGCGGGAGCCCGGCACCCCTGCCCTCGCCACCTGGGACCGCACCCGCGCCGAACGCGAGGCGACGTACATGGCGGAGAACCGGGAGGTCGCCGGGGCGGGGGAGCGGGAGGAGAGCGATCTGGAGTCCGGCGGCTACGAACAGGTCGCGCTCGCCCTGATGAGGGCCGTCGCGCGCAACGAACGCACCTCCCTGATCCTCAACGTCCGCAACCGCACGACCCTTTCGGCCCTGGACGCGGACGCCGTCGTCGAGGTGCCCTGCCTCGTCGACGCCAACGGGGCCCACCCGGTGGCCGTCTCACCTCTCCCGAACCACGCGGTCGGCCTCGTCACCGCCGTGAAGGCCGTGGAGCGGGCGGTGCTGGAGGCCGCGGAGAGCGGATCCCGCGCGGCGGCCGTCCAGGCGTTCGCGCTGCACCCGTTGGTCGACTCCGTGGCAGTGGCCCGGCGGCTGCTCGACCGGTACGCCGAGGTCCACCCCGGTCTCGCGTACCTCGGCCGGCCCTGA
- a CDS encoding GNAT family N-acetyltransferase, protein MNEDEEATPHATRERFWRGRDVAFTPLEPDDAELVHRWRADPVAAHEIGVWPGSLHELRNRIEANVEDRDRDDFLVLLPDGTPVGHIALIEEDFVDGTAEACLLLAPEHRRKGIGADALDALTDLAFGELPLHRVEAVTHTDNTAALATLRGAGFIHEGVRRSSCLHRGRRHDTAVLGLLRAEWEALARPRSWEH, encoded by the coding sequence ATGAACGAGGACGAGGAAGCGACGCCCCACGCCACGCGGGAACGGTTCTGGCGGGGCCGTGACGTCGCCTTCACCCCCCTGGAGCCCGACGACGCCGAACTGGTCCACCGCTGGCGCGCCGACCCGGTGGCCGCCCACGAGATCGGCGTCTGGCCCGGCTCCCTCCACGAACTCCGCAATCGCATCGAGGCCAACGTGGAGGACCGGGACCGGGACGACTTCCTCGTCCTCCTTCCGGACGGCACCCCGGTCGGCCACATCGCCCTCATCGAGGAGGACTTCGTCGACGGCACCGCCGAGGCGTGCCTCCTCCTCGCCCCCGAGCACCGCCGCAAGGGCATCGGAGCCGACGCGCTCGACGCCCTGACCGATCTGGCCTTCGGCGAACTGCCCCTCCACCGCGTCGAGGCCGTCACCCACACCGACAACACGGCGGCCCTCGCCACCCTGCGCGGAGCCGGGTTCATCCACGAGGGCGTACGCCGGTCCTCCTGCCTGCACCGCGGCCGCCGCCACGACACCGCGGTCCTCGGCCTGCTCCGCGCGGAGTGGGAGGCGCTGGCCCGCCCCCGGTCCTGGGAGCACTGA
- a CDS encoding cytochrome P450, with amino-acid sequence MTTPFHHEPGAVPPPQCPAHNLDVGPGGLRRLYGPEAENNPAGLYDRLRAEHGTVAPILLHGDVPAWLVLGHSENLHVTRTPSQFSRDSRRWRALQDGSVAPDHPLAPIFTWQPVCVFADGAKHERQRGAVTDSMERIDTRGVRRHINRFSNRLVNDFCEKGTADLVSQFAEHLPMMVVCAIFGMPEEYDERLVQAARDMTRGTETAVASNAHIVSVLTRLVEHRRAESAPDLASWLVEHPATMTDTEVIEHLRLIMIAAYESTANLIANVLRMVLIDPRFRARLSGGHMTVPEAVEQTLWDEPPFTAVFGRWAVGDTELGGQQIKAGDALLVGIAPANTDPTVRPDLGADMSGNRAHLAFSGGPHECPGQDIGRAIADVGVDALLMRLPDLELGVGESELRWVGNIMSRHLVELPVKFAPSPQQKLDADPLSVMARAARPADAWEISSPATPVPEPRPEAAVAQPAHAPGAAPAPGAAPAPGPAPAPAAPSVPAPDPSPEPAPVATIPQQRRPAVPARLWQAVTRWWSGY; translated from the coding sequence GTGACAACCCCCTTCCACCACGAACCCGGCGCCGTGCCCCCGCCCCAGTGCCCGGCCCACAACCTCGACGTCGGCCCCGGCGGACTGCGCCGGCTCTACGGCCCCGAGGCGGAGAACAACCCGGCGGGCCTCTACGACAGACTCCGCGCCGAACACGGCACCGTCGCCCCGATCCTGCTCCACGGCGACGTGCCCGCCTGGCTCGTCCTCGGCCACAGCGAGAACCTCCACGTCACCCGTACGCCCTCCCAGTTCTCCCGGGACTCGCGGCGCTGGCGGGCCCTCCAGGACGGCAGCGTCGCCCCGGACCACCCGCTCGCCCCGATCTTCACCTGGCAGCCCGTCTGCGTCTTCGCCGACGGCGCCAAGCACGAGCGGCAGCGCGGCGCGGTCACCGACAGCATGGAGCGCATCGACACCCGCGGGGTGCGCCGCCACATCAACCGCTTCAGTAACCGCCTCGTCAACGACTTCTGCGAGAAGGGCACCGCCGACCTGGTCAGCCAGTTCGCGGAGCATCTGCCGATGATGGTGGTGTGCGCGATCTTCGGCATGCCGGAGGAGTACGACGAGCGTCTCGTCCAGGCGGCCCGGGACATGACACGCGGCACCGAGACCGCCGTCGCCAGCAACGCGCACATCGTGTCCGTGCTGACGCGCCTGGTCGAGCACCGCCGCGCCGAATCCGCGCCGGACCTGGCCTCCTGGCTCGTCGAGCACCCCGCGACGATGACCGATACCGAGGTCATCGAGCATCTGCGCCTCATCATGATCGCCGCCTACGAGTCCACCGCCAACCTCATCGCCAACGTGCTGCGCATGGTCCTGATCGACCCGCGCTTCCGCGCCCGGCTCAGCGGCGGCCACATGACGGTCCCCGAGGCGGTCGAGCAGACCCTCTGGGACGAGCCGCCGTTCACCGCCGTGTTCGGCCGCTGGGCGGTCGGCGACACCGAGCTGGGCGGCCAGCAGATCAAGGCGGGCGACGCCCTGCTGGTCGGGATCGCCCCGGCCAACACCGACCCCACCGTCCGCCCGGACCTGGGCGCCGACATGAGCGGCAACCGCGCCCACCTCGCCTTCAGCGGCGGCCCCCACGAGTGCCCGGGGCAGGACATCGGGCGGGCCATCGCCGACGTCGGTGTCGACGCGCTCCTGATGCGCCTGCCGGACCTGGAGCTCGGCGTCGGGGAGAGCGAGCTGCGCTGGGTCGGCAACATCATGTCCCGCCACCTGGTCGAGCTGCCGGTGAAGTTCGCTCCCAGCCCCCAGCAGAAGCTGGACGCGGATCCGCTCTCGGTGATGGCCCGCGCCGCCCGCCCGGCCGACGCCTGGGAGATCTCCTCCCCGGCCACGCCCGTCCCCGAGCCCCGGCCCGAGGCAGCCGTGGCGCAGCCCGCCCACGCCCCGGGGGCCGCGCCCGCCCCGGGGGCCGCGCCCGCCCCGGGCCCCGCACCCGCCCCGGCCGCACCCTCCGTGCCCGCGCCGGACCCTTCCCCCGAACCCGCTCCGGTGGCGACGATCCCGCAGCAGCGCCGCCCGGCCGTCCCCGCCCGGCTCTGGCAGGCGGTAACCCGCTGGTGGAGCGGCTACTGA
- a CDS encoding sensor histidine kinase has product MVRVEPPPTDREIPVVRVVLLPVALLLGATAAGSALVAPAARIPVALCGAIATLVVAVLTVALHRRGRALRVQRAEYEQRIAYLERRILSHDAETVRLTKEVMPAAIRRLRVGNSPEEVMRDIVDADVANRHLPKALREQIYQVLEVIDNEEARRDSAQRAFVSVARRVQAIVNRQASELREMENHYGRNPEVFDDLLRIDHGTALIGRLADSIAVLGGARPSRQWPKPVPLFSVLRGAMSRILEYQRVDLHSIAKVAIVGTSVEPLIHVCAELLDNATRYSPPQTRVHVTAVEVQTGIAIEIEDGGVSLSEEARARAENMLAQAQAGINMNDLGESPRLGMAVVGRLSRMYQLQVSLRQSAYGGVRAVLIVPRDMITTGPAPGIAHGIGATSRPTSSLDMSQLQHVVPPPGKRKSKPAATGPVPSVAAPASSGAPAATSHPASPAAAVEDDLPVVTEWTENGLPQRRSRGRAPLGSHNLPQQPPPPPAPANGFRPGADEGADDGRGEEKPPGLWLEAFTKAVNGVPQERKHGEDSDDAWDKGDLK; this is encoded by the coding sequence ATGGTCCGTGTTGAACCACCGCCGACCGACAGAGAAATTCCCGTCGTCCGCGTAGTCCTGCTGCCCGTGGCCCTGCTCCTCGGCGCCACTGCCGCCGGCTCGGCCCTGGTCGCCCCGGCCGCGCGGATACCAGTCGCCCTGTGCGGCGCGATCGCCACACTCGTGGTCGCCGTACTCACCGTGGCGCTGCACCGCCGCGGACGCGCCCTGCGCGTCCAGCGCGCGGAGTACGAACAGCGCATCGCCTACCTGGAACGCCGCATCCTCTCGCACGACGCCGAGACGGTCCGGCTCACCAAGGAAGTCATGCCCGCCGCGATCCGGCGGCTGCGCGTGGGCAATTCACCCGAAGAAGTGATGCGTGACATCGTCGACGCGGACGTGGCCAACCGCCATCTGCCCAAGGCGCTGCGCGAGCAGATCTACCAGGTCCTCGAAGTCATCGACAACGAGGAGGCGCGGCGTGACTCCGCTCAGCGCGCCTTCGTCAGCGTCGCCCGCCGCGTCCAGGCGATCGTGAACCGCCAGGCCAGCGAACTGCGGGAGATGGAGAACCACTACGGGCGCAACCCCGAGGTCTTCGACGACCTGCTGCGCATCGACCACGGCACCGCGCTGATCGGCCGCCTCGCCGACTCCATCGCCGTGCTCGGCGGCGCCCGCCCCAGCCGCCAGTGGCCCAAGCCCGTACCGCTGTTCAGCGTGCTGCGCGGCGCGATGTCCCGCATCCTGGAGTACCAGCGCGTCGATCTGCACTCGATCGCCAAGGTCGCCATCGTCGGCACCTCGGTCGAACCGCTCATCCACGTCTGCGCCGAACTCCTCGACAACGCGACCCGCTACTCGCCGCCCCAGACCCGGGTGCACGTCACCGCGGTCGAGGTGCAGACCGGCATCGCCATCGAGATCGAGGACGGCGGCGTCAGCCTCAGCGAGGAGGCCCGCGCCCGCGCCGAGAACATGCTCGCCCAGGCGCAGGCGGGCATCAACATGAACGACCTCGGGGAGTCCCCGCGCCTCGGCATGGCCGTCGTCGGCCGGCTCTCCCGGATGTACCAGCTCCAGGTGTCGCTGCGTCAGTCGGCGTACGGCGGCGTCCGCGCCGTCCTCATCGTGCCGCGCGACATGATCACCACCGGGCCCGCCCCGGGCATCGCCCACGGCATCGGCGCCACCTCGCGGCCCACCAGCTCCCTGGACATGTCGCAGCTCCAGCACGTGGTGCCGCCGCCCGGCAAGCGCAAGTCCAAGCCCGCCGCCACCGGCCCCGTGCCGTCCGTCGCCGCACCGGCCTCCTCCGGAGCCCCCGCGGCCACGTCGCACCCGGCCTCTCCCGCGGCAGCCGTGGAGGACGACCTTCCCGTGGTCACCGAGTGGACCGAGAACGGGCTGCCGCAGCGCCGCAGCCGGGGCCGCGCCCCGCTCGGCTCGCACAACCTCCCGCAGCAGCCCCCACCGCCCCCCGCCCCCGCCAACGGGTTCCGGCCCGGCGCGGACGAGGGCGCGGACGACGGACGCGGCGAGGAGAAGCCCCCCGGCCTGTGGCTGGAGGCCTTCACCAAGGCCGTCAACGGCGTACCGCAGGAACGAAAGCACGGCGAAGACTCCGATGACGCGTGGGACAAGGGAGACCTGAAGTGA
- a CDS encoding roadblock/LC7 domain-containing protein yields MIQQRGNMDWMLKELAEDVPSIHQIVVLSSDGLRIAMHGGDPDVADRLAAACAGLQSLAAAVATEIPYSDGLMKLVVIEVTGGFFYLMAAGTGAYLAVLAGETVDAGLVGARMRDMVVRIGAHLTSPPRHGGQSG; encoded by the coding sequence GTGATCCAGCAGCGGGGAAACATGGACTGGATGCTCAAGGAGCTGGCCGAGGACGTTCCGAGCATTCACCAGATCGTGGTGCTCTCGTCGGACGGCCTGCGCATCGCGATGCACGGCGGCGACCCCGACGTCGCCGACCGGCTCGCGGCGGCCTGCGCCGGACTGCAGAGCCTGGCCGCCGCCGTGGCCACCGAGATCCCGTACAGCGACGGCCTCATGAAGCTCGTGGTGATCGAGGTGACGGGCGGGTTCTTCTACCTGATGGCGGCCGGGACCGGCGCCTATCTCGCGGTCCTGGCCGGCGAGACCGTCGACGCCGGACTCGTCGGGGCCCGGATGCGGGACATGGTCGTGCGGATCGGAGCCCACCTGACCAGCCCGCCCCGCCACGGCGGGCAGTCCGGATGA